The Metamycoplasma phocicerebrale genome includes a region encoding these proteins:
- the tig gene encoding trigger factor: MSRKLNNDKTELIIDYTLEGEEWAKAIAKAKQKMVQEITVPGFRKGKAPLREAEKHIDYSKLINKAVRNNLENVYKEHILTQVKDEDNLSDYSPSLDFKEISLEKATYEFTFPLFPSVKLGDYKKLEIKLPKLEITNEDLKNTEKEILEKYVVMLDSEGPIKLNDEVVFDFEGFINGEKFEGGEANDFNLKIGSKQFIPGFEEKMIGLKKNESKDLNLKFPESYHVKDLAGKDVVFKVTIHSIKTPDYPKVNEQFLKEVQINSLVKDKASYDEFLAHNALKNKYSVLVKEFMDKAIEKLMKNSEIKMSKIIVKEEAEKYYKNFLQSLSQQGITEKDYLEFTGTTKDQIVDNYSTEATKNLSQSFLLGKIVDVEKIKVSEEQYNKELEKLSSIYSIGLEQIKSFFTLQRYEQQKLSELIYQKLAELNDSEHLSTYRDAIKKIEDYEEKGTRSIVSINKEKHQEKK, translated from the coding sequence ATGTCAAGAAAATTAAACAATGATAAAACAGAATTAATAATCGATTATACTTTAGAAGGTGAAGAATGAGCTAAGGCAATAGCTAAAGCAAAGCAAAAAATGGTGCAAGAAATTACTGTTCCAGGTTTTAGAAAAGGTAAAGCTCCTCTACGTGAAGCTGAAAAACATATCGATTACTCTAAATTAATTAATAAAGCAGTTAGAAATAACTTAGAAAATGTATATAAAGAACATATTTTAACACAAGTTAAAGATGAAGATAATTTAAGTGATTATTCTCCTTCTTTAGATTTTAAAGAAATATCTTTAGAAAAAGCAACATATGAATTTACTTTTCCTTTATTTCCTTCTGTTAAATTAGGCGATTATAAAAAATTAGAAATTAAATTGCCAAAATTAGAAATAACAAATGAAGATTTAAAAAATACAGAAAAAGAAATTTTGGAAAAATATGTTGTTATGCTAGATTCAGAAGGGCCAATTAAACTTAATGATGAAGTAGTATTTGATTTTGAAGGCTTTATTAATGGAGAAAAATTTGAAGGTGGAGAAGCAAATGACTTTAATTTAAAAATTGGATCAAAACAATTTATCCCAGGCTTTGAAGAAAAAATGATAGGGTTAAAGAAAAATGAATCTAAAGATTTAAATTTAAAATTTCCAGAAAGCTATCATGTAAAAGATTTAGCAGGAAAAGATGTTGTATTTAAAGTTACTATTCATTCAATTAAAACACCAGATTATCCAAAAGTTAATGAACAATTTTTAAAAGAGGTTCAAATCAATTCTTTAGTTAAAGACAAAGCTAGTTATGATGAATTTTTAGCACATAATGCTTTGAAAAATAAGTATTCAGTATTAGTAAAAGAATTTATGGATAAAGCAATTGAAAAATTGATGAAGAATTCAGAAATTAAAATGTCAAAAATTATAGTAAAAGAAGAAGCTGAAAAATATTACAAAAACTTTTTACAAAGTTTAAGCCAACAAGGTATTACTGAAAAAGATTATTTGGAATTTACTGGAACTACAAAAGATCAAATAGTTGATAATTATTCAACAGAAGCAACTAAAAACTTATCACAATCATTTTTATTAGGAAAAATAGTTGATGTTGAAAAAATAAAAGTAAGTGAAGAACAATATAACAAAGAATTAGAAAAACTTTCAAGTATTTATTCAATAGGATTAGAACAAATAAAATCATTCTTTACTTTACAAAGATATGAACAACAAAAATTATCAGAATTAATATATCAAAAATTAGCTGAATTAAATGATTCAGAACATTTATCTACTTATAGAGATGCTATTAAGAAAATAGAAGATTATGAAGAAAAAGGCACAAGATCAATAGTATCAATAAATAAAGAAAAACATCAAGAAAAAAAATAA
- a CDS encoding YwaF family protein, with protein sequence MSVFWNINNDNNKLYSFFSSFNFEEPNFYGWFHLTYLIIFLKISIFLVSIIKKPNSLQTKLVFLVLYIPLFFIELLKQIYATGSNFGEYKNNTWAFPMVLCSMPLYLIPIYLAIPSKHKIISNTFLSYLSIMNLWSGCFVMFYPGDVFTKNVFISNHTMIYHGILLVLGIWTVLSQAIKYNWKNILSGYILFIIIFILIIIGNEIIYQLDINNKTDFEPNLFNMSHRYGSPLISNIPVFKKLKPWIPTLVYPFFTILGSFIIYTIFWGFSIAILKIQKQIIDKKLVKENKNSIKKLAKS encoded by the coding sequence ATGAGTGTTTTTTGAAATATAAATAATGATAATAATAAGTTGTATTCATTTTTTTCTTCTTTTAATTTTGAAGAACCCAATTTTTATGGTTGATTTCATTTAACATATTTAATTATTTTTTTAAAAATTTCAATTTTCCTTGTATCTATAATTAAAAAACCTAATTCGTTGCAAACTAAACTAGTGTTTTTAGTATTGTATATTCCTTTGTTTTTTATAGAATTATTAAAGCAAATTTATGCAACTGGTAGTAATTTTGGTGAATATAAAAACAACACTTGAGCCTTTCCAATGGTTTTATGTTCTATGCCTTTATATTTAATTCCTATTTATTTAGCTATACCATCAAAACATAAAATAATAAGCAATACTTTTCTTTCCTATTTAAGTATTATGAATTTATGATCAGGGTGTTTTGTTATGTTTTATCCTGGTGATGTTTTTACTAAAAATGTTTTTATATCAAACCACACAATGATTTATCATGGAATACTATTAGTTTTGGGTATTTGAACAGTTTTGAGCCAAGCAATTAAATATAATTGAAAAAATATTTTAAGTGGGTATATATTGTTTATTATTATTTTTATACTAATAATAATTGGTAACGAAATAATTTACCAATTAGATATAAATAATAAAACTGATTTTGAACCTAATTTATTTAATATGTCGCACCGTTATGGGTCTCCTTTAATTTCAAACATACCTGTTTTTAAAAAATTAAAACCTTGAATTCCGACTTTGGTATATCCATTTTTTACTATATTAGGTAGTTTTATAATATATACAATTTTTTGAGGTTTTTCAATAGCTATACTCAAAATTCAAAAACAAATTATAGATAAAAAATTAGTTAAAGAAAATAAAAATAGCATAAAAAAATTAGCAAAAAGCTAA
- a CDS encoding MSC_0620 family F1-like ATPase-associated subunit codes for MKIKNSLLILSAIPSVALIPTVVISGSLNKNFENKKQPDVAKDFDDFEKITKDSIKSGLEPIVDFTINYFENEKNKLIKDLEKDFKSNLEKLIYTQNIIQFLKKNKTEILKNPSTAFGFSIVFPFVLAKNKKYNISEISYENKTYENIKVGLNVETNYEEQIKPNGKIKKKNEEINSIEKKRLEKLTNDYLKSLNKELPKMLFNADDIPKIGKDIKISFGSWQDKENVINGMSFSVPEGYKSWEEYIIKNFHKKFVNFDLEQNKNFVLDEKQQNKDDDPLAKPDLVPGDKPKKKFDSEEQIQALPNLIPNISSLLTTKNADELISYFNSADEKNKSLVFFFNNPINTRYKYIVDSLEKNGQKVLANVKILDQVTKKFRPYKAELIINTSPEQKALNYVYEKIINENQKMYFKLIDALGVDEKINYELLRNDVLRDALYNLINAGVTLTNSEKYIKKSNDIISATTTNYLKNNSNYIVNSGIHESKYLLLTSLFSSSINSNDYFYYLSNSLKDVLLRFKAIIKINEKIITEKFNKSNYSLSTINSYYNLINMQISRLIASTKPRTFDIFNWYDYYVNEIKNIMTNFETLSLLVDNKPLSDAKYKPQFEKAYKIANDKIKINNKKNNKIINKVGYVLLGLSSLLILSSIIFIIIKRNSIKKLKINKLLITSTSIILAIIICSIIMIVL; via the coding sequence ATGAAGATAAAAAATAGTCTTTTAATTTTAAGCGCTATACCATCAGTAGCGTTAATACCTACAGTTGTAATTTCTGGATCTTTAAATAAGAATTTTGAAAATAAAAAGCAACCTGATGTTGCAAAAGATTTTGATGATTTTGAAAAAATAACTAAAGATAGTATAAAAAGCGGACTAGAACCAATAGTTGATTTTACAATTAATTATTTTGAGAATGAAAAAAATAAATTGATTAAAGATTTAGAAAAAGATTTTAAGAGTAATTTAGAGAAATTAATTTATACACAAAATATAATACAATTTTTGAAAAAAAATAAAACTGAAATTTTAAAAAATCCATCAACTGCTTTTGGTTTCAGCATTGTTTTTCCATTTGTTTTGGCTAAAAATAAAAAATATAATATTTCAGAAATATCATATGAAAATAAAACTTATGAAAATATAAAGGTTGGCTTAAATGTTGAAACAAATTATGAAGAACAAATAAAACCTAATGGCAAAATAAAAAAGAAAAATGAAGAAATTAACTCTATAGAAAAAAAGAGATTAGAAAAATTAACAAATGATTATTTAAAATCATTGAATAAAGAATTGCCAAAAATGCTTTTTAATGCTGACGATATTCCAAAAATTGGGAAGGACATAAAAATTAGTTTTGGTAGTTGACAAGATAAGGAAAATGTAATTAATGGAATGAGTTTTAGTGTTCCAGAAGGCTACAAAAGTTGGGAAGAATATATAATCAAAAATTTTCATAAAAAGTTTGTAAATTTTGATTTAGAACAAAACAAAAATTTTGTATTAGATGAAAAACAACAAAACAAAGATGATGATCCACTTGCAAAACCTGATTTGGTTCCTGGAGACAAGCCAAAGAAAAAATTTGATTCAGAAGAACAAATTCAAGCTTTACCAAATCTAATTCCAAATATTTCAAGTTTACTTACTACAAAAAATGCAGATGAATTAATTAGTTATTTTAATTCGGCTGATGAAAAAAATAAATCCTTAGTTTTTTTCTTTAATAATCCAATAAACACAAGATATAAATATATTGTTGATAGTTTAGAAAAAAACGGTCAAAAAGTATTGGCTAATGTCAAAATTTTAGACCAAGTAACTAAAAAATTTAGACCTTATAAGGCAGAATTAATTATTAATACAAGCCCAGAACAAAAAGCTTTAAATTATGTTTATGAAAAAATAATTAATGAAAATCAAAAAATGTATTTTAAACTTATCGATGCTTTAGGTGTAGATGAAAAAATTAATTATGAGTTATTGCGAAATGATGTTCTAAGAGACGCATTATATAATTTAATAAATGCTGGAGTTACCTTAACAAATAGTGAAAAATATATTAAAAAATCTAATGATATAATTTCCGCTACAACAACAAATTATTTAAAAAATAATTCTAATTATATAGTTAATAGTGGAATACATGAATCTAAATATTTATTATTGACAAGTTTATTTTCTTCATCTATAAATAGCAATGATTATTTTTACTATCTATCGAATTCATTGAAAGATGTTTTATTAAGATTTAAAGCTATTATTAAAATTAATGAAAAAATCATAACTGAGAAATTTAACAAAAGCAATTATAGTTTATCAACAATTAATAGTTATTATAATTTAATAAATATGCAAATATCAAGATTAATTGCTTCTACAAAACCTAGAACATTTGACATTTTTAATTGATATGATTATTATGTTAATGAAATTAAAAATATAATGACAAATTTTGAAACATTATCTTTACTAGTTGATAATAAGCCACTTAGTGACGCGAAGTATAAACCACAATTTGAAAAAGCTTATAAAATAGCTAATGATAAAATTAAAATTAACAATAAGAAAAATAATAAAATAATAAATAAAGTAGGTTATGTATTATTAGGATTATCAAGCTTGCTTATTTTATCTTCAATAATTTTTATTATTATAAAAAGAAATTCAATAAAGAAGCTTAAAATAAATAAACTTTTAATTACAAGTACCTCAATTATTTTAGCTATTATTATTTGCTCAATTATAATGATTGTTTTATAA
- a CDS encoding MSC_0621 family F1-like ATPase epsilon subunit: MDNKNTSFKITINFLNDKKIIIRNGELYINIDEEDDWLLINSNSIMAYDNTIIKIKDLDENKEFYLFLINTNLIVSDNVVTINTFNKENIYKKATKRINNKEEIKDLVNKINYYNSLQKIGLSLDQYIEKNSLNQKLYIETLKQNLQLIGDRNYEDKK; this comes from the coding sequence ATGGATAATAAAAACACTTCATTTAAAATAACAATAAACTTTTTAAATGATAAAAAAATAATAATTCGAAATGGAGAATTATACATTAATATTGATGAAGAAGATGATTGACTTTTAATTAATTCTAATTCTATTATGGCTTATGATAATACAATAATCAAAATAAAAGATTTAGATGAAAATAAAGAATTTTATTTATTTTTAATAAATACAAATTTAATAGTTTCAGACAATGTTGTAACAATTAATACTTTCAATAAAGAGAACATTTATAAAAAAGCCACAAAAAGAATTAATAATAAAGAAGAAATAAAAGATTTAGTTAATAAAATAAATTATTATAATTCATTGCAAAAAATAGGGTTGTCTTTGGATCAGTATATAGAAAAAAATTCTTTAAATCAAAAATTATATATCGAAACTTTAAAACAAAATTTACAACTAATAGGAGATAGAAATTATGAAGATAAAAAATAG
- a CDS encoding MSC_0622 family F1-like ATPase gamma subunit — MHLKKWEEKLHNLKNILTKVNSTKNILLINIMKLTKKLKFNISNALININLINSVSQKYAIKNKLIHNKVFKNKMIEKINKFLKKRSTLWIYLTENQKYSTDSYSRYEKNLLNVINKKHDDFIAIGQRANEFCNQNNLNIIKSITEEEKQTKNIPLILSQFIRILSIENNYAEVNFVLNTNRNYNGYFTILPIDRFDVNKLVNHEEINSYSFDITNYKIYPKIDDFIDNEINIFLENAIYSLIIESSFYNGKNDLVTTNKIINEIEEEIQSIKKKTIRIKREKEIEEIVLLTRSNQKNGGVK; from the coding sequence ATGCATTTAAAAAAATGAGAAGAAAAACTACACAATTTGAAGAATATATTAACGAAAGTCAATAGTACTAAAAATATTCTTCTTATTAACATAATGAAATTGACTAAAAAACTAAAATTTAATATTTCTAATGCTTTGATTAATATAAATTTAATAAATTCAGTATCTCAAAAATATGCTATAAAAAATAAACTTATTCATAACAAAGTGTTTAAAAATAAAATGATAGAAAAAATAAATAAATTTTTGAAAAAGAGATCAACTTTATGAATTTATTTAACTGAAAATCAAAAATACTCAACAGATTCTTATAGTAGATATGAAAAAAATCTTTTAAATGTTATTAATAAAAAACATGATGATTTTATAGCTATAGGACAAAGAGCAAATGAATTTTGCAATCAAAATAATTTAAACATTATTAAATCAATAACCGAAGAAGAAAAACAAACAAAAAACATTCCTTTAATTTTAAGTCAATTTATAAGAATTCTTAGCATTGAAAATAATTATGCTGAAGTTAACTTTGTTTTAAATACAAACAGAAATTACAATGGTTATTTCACAATCCTACCTATTGATCGTTTTGATGTAAATAAACTAGTAAATCATGAAGAAATAAATTCTTATTCATTTGATATAACTAATTACAAAATATATCCTAAAATAGATGACTTTATTGATAATGAAATAAATATATTTTTAGAAAATGCTATATATTCATTAATAATAGAATCTTCATTTTATAATGGTAAAAACGATTTAGTCACAACAAACAAAATTATTAATGAAATAGAAGAAGAAATTCAATCAATTAAAAAGAAAACTATTAGAATCAAAAGAGAAAAAGAAATAGAAGAAATTGTATTGTTGACTAGATCTAATCAAAAAAATGGAGGTGTTAAATAA
- a CDS encoding MSC_0623 family F1-like ATPase-associated protein: MKKNNNERKNLIESLKEIEKMNNIYETLQDNNKFISFYKLISTVNLKSFNGLQNSYTDELIKKIEDALINRFDVIYDNFIIKYKLSKKLNDYFLVPTLENAITTNFESIDLRSKNATLNKKTLEILNLEIKNLLSNGFVVEIMSGIAIRLRQKLEIYFSKKNVIRW, translated from the coding sequence ATGAAAAAAAATAATAATGAAAGAAAGAATTTAATTGAATCACTAAAAGAAATTGAAAAAATGAACAATATTTATGAAACCCTACAAGATAACAATAAATTTATTTCATTTTATAAATTGATTTCTACAGTTAATTTAAAATCTTTTAATGGTTTGCAGAATTCTTATACTGATGAATTAATTAAAAAAATAGAAGATGCCTTAATTAATAGATTTGATGTTATATATGATAACTTTATTATCAAATATAAATTATCAAAAAAGTTAAATGATTATTTTTTAGTACCAACTCTTGAAAATGCAATAACTACAAATTTTGAATCTATTGATTTAAGATCTAAAAATGCAACATTAAATAAAAAAACTTTGGAAATATTAAATTTAGAAATTAAAAATTTATTATCTAATGGTTTTGTAGTTGAAATTATGAGCGGGATAGCAATAAGACTAAGACAAAAACTAGAAATTTATTTTAGCAAAAAAAATGTAATAAGGTGATAA
- a CDS encoding MSC_0624 family F1-like ATPase-associated membrane protein, with amino-acid sequence MENAKIEQKKIYDDFETLANNKKRNSLTIIFKSILLSFFAISSILLLFFSSRTLLANKLFINKDLQYFLVFSNLTTERLNYIVLFRLFFLASIFIYSISKNYSNVIDNKVYTKKYIPWFITYLLFSCLAFILLFTFFKLDTLDYYYLSLICLPLLFLDIAYSIYSYKIKKKTNPIVYSNNKLTIISIISRSSFVLAFFITLTIWIFSIKGDKFDFLNNNIIHNWFVDMFSKNDIKNLFFVILFFAFILLCFFGTNIEKIADISSKKYNFKSIKEKLVLWSIFGFSTIVWFIRVLFYKNSSNVIGKLYSSNNFLYLLGLIPIIGIFVFYMLFSFVKKMKMKSTLSKNIILGFCLSIVWITIAIITLISKSTLVNNILLLIAALNSITMILLYRLQNNSENVYATIFIQIITLFITITLILNGLNALLISHNNEAFYNIDSPLSLNLIFIITTLALSIGFNTISLMQLGITLFRLTKNKKELSEAK; translated from the coding sequence ATGGAAAATGCAAAAATAGAGCAAAAAAAAATATATGATGATTTCGAAACTTTAGCAAACAATAAAAAAAGAAATTCCTTAACTATAATTTTTAAATCTATATTATTAAGTTTTTTTGCTATAAGTTCGATATTATTATTGTTTTTTTCATCAAGAACTTTATTAGCTAATAAACTTTTTATAAATAAAGATTTACAGTATTTTTTAGTTTTTTCTAATTTAACTACAGAAAGACTTAATTATATTGTTCTATTTAGGTTATTTTTTTTGGCAAGTATTTTTATTTATTCTATTTCAAAAAACTATTCAAATGTTATTGATAATAAAGTTTATACAAAAAAATATATTCCTTGGTTTATTACTTATTTATTATTTTCTTGTTTGGCCTTTATTCTTCTATTTACTTTTTTTAAATTAGACACACTAGATTACTATTATTTATCATTAATTTGTTTGCCATTATTATTTTTAGATATCGCTTATTCAATTTATTCATATAAAATAAAAAAGAAAACTAATCCAATAGTATATAGCAATAACAAATTAACAATTATTTCTATAATTTCTAGAAGCTCATTCGTATTAGCATTTTTTATTACTTTAACAATATGAATATTTAGCATAAAAGGTGATAAATTTGATTTTTTAAACAACAATATTATTCACAATTGATTTGTTGATATGTTTTCGAAAAATGATATAAAAAATTTATTTTTTGTAATTTTGTTTTTTGCTTTTATTCTTTTATGTTTTTTTGGAACTAATATAGAAAAAATAGCTGATATAAGTTCTAAAAAATATAATTTTAAATCAATAAAAGAAAAATTAGTATTATGATCTATTTTTGGTTTTAGTACTATTGTTTGGTTTATAAGAGTTTTATTTTACAAAAACTCAAGCAATGTAATAGGAAAATTATATAGTTCAAATAACTTTTTATACTTATTGGGTTTAATACCAATTATAGGAATTTTTGTATTCTACATGTTGTTTTCTTTTGTTAAAAAAATGAAAATGAAAAGTACATTATCTAAAAATATTATTTTAGGCTTCTGCTTATCCATTGTTTGAATAACAATAGCTATAATTACTTTAATTAGCAAAAGCACTTTAGTTAATAATATTTTATTATTAATAGCAGCTTTAAATTCTATTACAATGATTCTTTTATATAGATTGCAAAACAATTCAGAAAATGTTTATGCAACTATATTTATTCAAATAATAACACTATTTATAACAATAACTTTAATACTTAATGGTCTAAATGCTTTGTTAATTTCACATAACAATGAAGCTTTTTATAATATTGATTCTCCTTTATCATTAAACTTAATATTTATAATTACAACTTTAGCATTGTCGATTGGCTTTAATACAATTAGTTTGATGCAATTAGGCATTACTTTATTTAGACTAACAAAGAATAAAAAAGAATTAAGCGAGGCTAAATAA
- a CDS encoding DegV family protein, whose protein sequence is MKIKIIVDSSCGLNEDQAKELGWGFIPLQAEIDKNTYQIGRNIQISHYAKMWKENKKIDAKTSASSLGENEKIVSEYIDKYDKVVIYCISQFLSSQTSFVTNQFKDNDKVYVVQSKKLSFLILRDLLIFEDDIKNGMSFEDATKIFNENNERLILIPQFNDALVKGGRLSKTAAAIAKLLKIVPIIKFDNGVLEKDGIGRIFVKSLEKVVNEMWQNNKEETKDKYFLIIHAESEMLDELVNKFKIIINNEIPVYSFAMPVDIAIHTGIGAICTTIAKIKPEIAKDFLKFAKKW, encoded by the coding sequence ATGAAAATAAAAATTATAGTTGACTCATCATGTGGTCTTAATGAAGATCAAGCGAAAGAACTTGGGTGAGGCTTTATTCCATTACAAGCGGAAATAGACAAAAATACATATCAAATAGGTCGCAATATACAAATTTCACATTATGCAAAAATGTGAAAAGAAAATAAAAAAATTGATGCTAAAACTTCTGCTTCATCTTTAGGTGAAAATGAAAAAATAGTTTCAGAATATATAGATAAATATGATAAAGTTGTAATTTATTGTATTTCACAATTTTTATCTTCTCAAACTTCTTTTGTAACTAATCAATTTAAAGATAATGATAAAGTATATGTAGTTCAATCTAAAAAATTATCATTTTTAATATTGAGAGATTTACTTATTTTTGAAGATGATATTAAAAATGGAATGAGTTTTGAAGATGCAACTAAAATTTTTAATGAAAATAATGAAAGATTAATTTTAATTCCTCAATTTAATGATGCATTAGTAAAAGGCGGAAGGTTGTCAAAAACTGCTGCTGCTATAGCAAAGTTATTAAAAATTGTTCCTATTATTAAGTTTGATAATGGGGTTCTTGAAAAAGATGGTATTGGCAGAATTTTTGTTAAATCATTAGAAAAAGTTGTTAATGAGATGTGACAAAATAACAAAGAAGAAACGAAAGACAAATATTTTTTAATAATTCATGCAGAAAGTGAAATGTTAGACGAATTAGTTAATAAATTTAAAATCATTATAAATAATGAAATTCCAGTTTATTCTTTTGCAATGCCTGTTGATATAGCAATACATACTGGTATTGGTGCTATATGTACAACAATTGCAAAAATAAAACCAGAAATAGCAAAAGATTTTTTAAAATTTGCTAAAAAATGATAG
- the tyrS gene encoding tyrosine--tRNA ligase yields the protein MSLSFLEELRERKILNNISSEEKFLKIKKGAGVYIGFDPTAQSLHLGNYLQISTLLRFKKAGYKPYAILGGTTGMIGDPSFRSTERNFLDKETLNKNKKAIKAQLEKFGLEVIDNYDFYKNMTLIEFLTDVGKMINVNYLLEKESIATRLNNGLSFTEFSYQLIQGWDFKNMFEKHNVKIQAGGSDQWGNITTGLEFIRKIHGENADAVAITINLLTDENGVKFGKSTGGGSLWLNKEMTSPYAMYQFLLNQADEKVDEYLKTLTFLSLDEIDKIMEEHNKAKFKRIAQKTLAFEVLKNVHSLELAQQAKKISEVLFSKDSSSLTLNDIEMVKYSIPLIDVKENIKFIDLIKNNNVTSSNRETREFLSKKSFLLDNKVIESEEEIIKFSTFEGKYALLRKGKKDFYILENKKNS from the coding sequence ATGAGCTTAAGCTTTTTAGAAGAATTAAGAGAAAGAAAAATTTTAAATAATATTTCAAGTGAAGAAAAATTTTTAAAAATTAAAAAGGGGGCTGGTGTATATATTGGATTTGATCCAACTGCTCAAAGTTTGCACTTGGGTAATTATTTACAAATTTCAACTTTATTAAGATTTAAAAAAGCAGGTTATAAACCTTACGCTATTTTAGGCGGAACAACTGGGATGATAGGAGATCCAAGTTTTCGCAGCACTGAAAGAAACTTTTTAGATAAAGAAACATTAAATAAAAACAAAAAGGCAATAAAAGCTCAATTAGAAAAATTTGGACTAGAAGTAATTGATAATTATGATTTTTATAAAAATATGACATTAATTGAATTTTTAACTGATGTTGGAAAAATGATTAATGTCAACTATTTGCTTGAAAAAGAAAGCATAGCTACTAGATTAAATAATGGGTTAAGTTTTACTGAATTTAGTTATCAGTTGATTCAAGGTTGGGATTTTAAAAATATGTTTGAAAAGCATAATGTTAAAATTCAGGCAGGTGGTTCTGATCAATGAGGCAATATTACAACTGGTCTTGAATTTATTAGAAAAATTCATGGAGAAAATGCCGATGCAGTAGCTATTACTATTAATTTATTGACCGATGAAAATGGAGTGAAATTTGGAAAATCCACCGGTGGCGGATCTTTATGACTAAATAAAGAAATGACTAGTCCTTATGCAATGTATCAATTCCTTTTAAATCAAGCTGACGAGAAGGTCGATGAATATTTAAAAACTTTAACTTTTCTAAGCTTAGATGAGATTGATAAAATTATGGAAGAACATAATAAAGCTAAGTTTAAAAGAATAGCTCAAAAAACTTTAGCATTTGAGGTTTTAAAAAATGTCCATTCTTTAGAATTGGCCCAACAAGCTAAAAAAATAAGTGAAGTTCTATTTTCTAAAGACTCTTCTTCTCTTACATTAAATGACATTGAAATGGTAAAGTATTCAATACCATTAATTGATGTTAAGGAAAATATTAAATTTATTGATTTAATTAAAAATAATAATGTAACTTCTTCAAATAGAGAAACAAGAGAATTTCTTTCTAAAAAGTCATTTTTATTAGATAATAAAGTTATAGAATCTGAAGAAGAAATAATTAAATTTTCAACTTTTGAAGGCAAATATGCATTGCTAAGAAAAGGAAAAAAAGATTTCTATATTTTAGAAAATAAAAAAAATTCTTAA